One segment of Carya illinoinensis cultivar Pawnee chromosome 13, C.illinoinensisPawnee_v1, whole genome shotgun sequence DNA contains the following:
- the LOC122292214 gene encoding pentatricopeptide repeat-containing protein At3g25210, mitochondrial, which yields MPSTLHRLLVSTLRNSNVLSPPFPPLTSTPVLLSLCLRFISSSPGQTQAQTSQTPTPPPQIPKPKTKTPLEKQFETWVQKLKPGFNPSDVEYALWSQSDPDLALDIFRWTALQRGYKHNHVTYFTMIKILIVGKRYRHAETIVEEVLAGACDINVPLYNSIIKFCCARRSLFNLAFDVYKKMYNSENCKPTLETYSLLFNSLLRRFNKLNVCYVYLHSVRSLARQMKALGVIPDTFVLNMIIKAYSKCLEVDEAIRVFREMGLYGCEPNAYSYGYIAKGFCEKGMVVKGYDFYKEMREKSLVPSSSTYMIVICSLALERRFEDAIDAVFDMFGNSMSPDLLTYKTLLEGMCREGRGNDAFELLDEMRKRDPSMNERTYKALLNGLHFLSRD from the coding sequence ATGCCTTCAACCTTGCATCGCCTACTCGTCTCCACTCTCCGCAACTCCAACGTTCTCTCTCCTCCATTTCCGCCTCTCACCTCAACGCCCGTCCTCCTCTCACTTTGCCTCCGCTTCATCTCCTCCTCACCAGGCCAAACCCAAGCTCAAACCTCCCAAACCCCAACTCCTCCGCCCCAAATCCCCAAGCCCAAAACCAAAACCCCGTTGGAAAAGCAGTTTGAGACTTGGGTCCAGAAGCTCAAACCGGGGTTCAATCCCTCCGACGTTGAGTACGCCCTTTGGTCCCAATCCGATCCCGACCTCGCCCTCGACATCTTCAGATGGACCGCTCTGCAGCGTGGCTACAAGCACAACCATGTTACCTACTTTACCATGATAAAGATCCTTATCGTGGGCAAGCGCTACCGCCACGCCGAGACAATCGTCGAAGAGGTACTCGCTGGCGCTTGTGATATTAACGTGCCTCTTTACAACTCTATTATTAAGTTCTGTTGCGCTCGAAGATCTCTGTTCAATCTCGCCTTcgatgtttataaaaaaatgtataattcaGAGAACTGTAAACCCACGCTTGAGACTTATTCGTTGTTGTTCAATTCATTGCTTAGAAGGTTCAACAAGTTGAATGTTTGTTATGTGTATTTGCATTCTGTCCGGTCGTTGGCAAGGCAAATGAAGGCTTTGGGTGTGATACCGGATACGTTCGTGTTGAATATGATCATAAAGGCATATTCAAAGTGCCTAGAAGTTGATGAGGCAATTCGGGTTTTTCGTGAAATGGGGCTGTATGGATGTGAGCCGAATGCATATTCGTATGGGTATATAGCGAAGGGATTTTGTGAGAAGGGAATGGTGGTTAAGGGTTACGACTTCTACAAGGAAATGAGGGAAAAGAGTTTGGTTCCGAGTAGCAGTACGTATATGATTGTGATTTGCAGTCTTGCGTTGGAACGGAGGTTTGAGGACGCGATTGATGCCGTCTTTGATATGTTCGGCAATTCGATGTCTCCTGATTTGTTGACATACAAAACATTGTTGGAGGGAATGTGTCGGGAAGGGAGGGGCAACGATGCTTTTGAACTGCTCGATGAAATGAGGAAGAGGGATCCGTCGATGAATGAGAGGACTTACAAGGCTTTGCTGAATGGATTGCATTTTCTAAGTCGAGACTAG
- the LOC122293011 gene encoding peptidyl-prolyl cis-trans isomerase FKBP15-1: MKLSCALKASPIFFLLLISTLVSAKSKDVSELQIGVKYKPDSCDIQARKGDRIKVHYRGTLTDGTVFDSSFERDSPIEFELGTGQVIKGWDQGLLGACVGEKRKLKIPSKLGYGDQGSPPTIPGGATLIFETELVAVNGKTSSEGKTKDAEL; this comes from the exons ATGAAATTGAGCTGTGCGTTGAAAGCCTCCCCAATTTTCTTCTTGTTGCTCATTTCCACTTTAG TTTCTGCGAAGTCGAAAGATGTGTCTGAATTACAGATCGGTGTGAAG TACAAGCCAGATTCTTGTGACATTCAAGCTCGCAAAGGCGATAGAATCAAAGTACACTATCGG GGAACACTCACAGATGGTACTGTTTTTGACTCTAGTTTCGAAAGAGACTCTCCAATTGAGTTTGAGCTTGGAACGGGTCAAGTAATAAAAG gGTGGGACCAAGGATTGCTTGGAGCGTGTGTTGGTGAGAAGCGGAAATTGAAAATACCTTCAAAACTTGGTTATGGGGACCAAGGTTCTCCACCAACCATCCCAG GTGGTGCAACGCTAATATTTGAAACGGAGCTTGTCGCAGTGAATGGGAAAACATCAagtgaaggaaaaacaaaagatgccGAACTGTAG